A portion of the Blastochloris tepida genome contains these proteins:
- the puhA gene encoding photosynthetic reaction center subunit H: protein MIWTVVLFYLRREDRREGYPLVEPLGLVKLPSPDVQSGELPYPKTFTLYHGGTVQAPNPNRRYETRELKLAQTDGFEGAPLAPTGNPMVDGVGPASWAERSEVVDSTFEGKAKIVPLRAAPEFYIAEGDLDPRGLPVFGADGIEAGTVTDLWVDRSEYYFRYLEISVAGSARTALMPLGFASITKDGVKVQAILASQFANVPRLQSRDQITLREEDKVSAYYAGGLLYATPERAEPLL, encoded by the coding sequence GTGATCTGGACGGTCGTTCTGTTCTACCTGCGCCGCGAAGACCGGCGCGAAGGCTATCCGCTGGTGGAGCCGCTCGGACTCGTCAAGCTGCCGTCGCCGGATGTCCAGTCGGGCGAGCTGCCCTATCCCAAGACCTTCACCCTCTATCATGGCGGCACCGTCCAGGCTCCGAACCCGAACCGCCGCTACGAGACCCGCGAGCTGAAGCTGGCGCAGACCGACGGCTTCGAAGGCGCTCCGCTGGCGCCCACCGGCAACCCGATGGTCGACGGCGTCGGCCCCGCCTCGTGGGCGGAGCGTTCGGAAGTGGTCGACTCGACCTTCGAAGGCAAGGCCAAGATCGTCCCGCTGCGCGCTGCGCCTGAGTTCTACATCGCCGAGGGTGACCTCGACCCGCGCGGCCTGCCCGTGTTCGGCGCCGACGGCATCGAAGCCGGCACCGTCACCGACCTGTGGGTCGACCGCTCGGAGTACTACTTCCGCTACCTCGAAATCTCGGTGGCCGGCAGCGCCCGCACCGCCCTGATGCCGCTCGGCTTCGCCAGCATCACCAAGGACGGCGTCAAGGTGCAGGCGATCCTCGCCAGCCAGTTCGCCAACGTGCCGCGTCTGCAGAGCCGTGACCAGATCACGCTCCGCGAAGAGGACAAGGTGTCGGCCTACTATGCCGGCGGCCTGCTCTATGCGACGCCGGAACGTGCGGAACCGTTGCTGTGA
- the bchM gene encoding magnesium protoporphyrin IX methyltransferase has protein sequence MTTASYQERRGELETYFDRTAVEAWSKLTSDAPVSGIRATVRAGRDEMRRTLLSWLPADLAGRRLLDAGCGTGALSVEAARRGAEVVAIDLSPTLVGLAAERLPEDLAAGAGPGRIDFRVGDMLDPGLGAFDHVVAMDSLIHYEPSDIVRVLAGIAPRTARSILFTIAPRTPLLTLMHAVGRVFPRSDRAPAIVPVAAKHLTALVAAEPALAGWRPGRLHRVARGFYISEALEFVRS, from the coding sequence ATGACGACTGCGTCCTACCAGGAGCGCCGGGGGGAGCTTGAGACCTACTTCGACCGCACGGCGGTCGAGGCGTGGTCCAAGCTGACGTCCGATGCGCCGGTGAGCGGCATCCGCGCGACGGTCCGGGCCGGACGCGACGAGATGCGCCGCACGCTGTTGTCGTGGCTGCCGGCGGACCTCGCCGGGCGGCGGCTCCTGGATGCCGGCTGCGGCACCGGCGCGCTGTCGGTTGAGGCGGCGCGGCGCGGCGCCGAAGTGGTGGCGATCGACCTGTCGCCGACGCTGGTGGGGCTTGCGGCCGAGCGCCTGCCGGAGGATCTTGCGGCAGGGGCCGGCCCCGGACGCATCGATTTCCGGGTCGGCGACATGCTCGATCCCGGCCTGGGGGCGTTCGATCACGTGGTGGCGATGGATTCGCTGATCCATTACGAGCCGTCCGACATCGTGCGGGTGCTGGCCGGCATCGCGCCGCGCACCGCGCGCTCGATTCTCTTCACCATCGCTCCGCGAACGCCGCTGCTGACGCTGATGCACGCGGTGGGGCGCGTCTTCCCGCGCAGCGACCGCGCCCCGGCCATCGTGCCGGTGGCGGCGAAGCACCTGACGGCGCTGGTCGCCGCCGAGCCGGCGCTGGCCGGCTGGCGGCCGGGCCGCTTGCATCGGGTGGCCCGTGGCTTCTACATTTCCGAAGCTCTGGAGTTTGTCCGGTCATGA
- the puhC gene encoding photosynthetic complex assembly protein PuhC, producing MSGSKPYKLSLGSKIWLGLVVLGGIVLVFGPHFGGIRDTLSGKEEAVPSAQLPLVESRDLRFVTGQDSSLSIIDAESNEVIVVLRGNSDGFIRGMVRALSHDRRMNADETSGAPYRLSLFANGRLTLTDLATNRELVINAFGPTNIASMGRLLKSQQAKPAEQPQ from the coding sequence TTGTCTGGCTCGAAGCCCTACAAACTTTCGCTCGGCTCCAAGATCTGGCTTGGGCTGGTGGTGCTTGGCGGCATCGTCCTGGTGTTCGGCCCGCATTTCGGCGGCATTCGCGATACGCTGTCCGGCAAGGAGGAGGCCGTCCCGTCGGCGCAGCTGCCGCTGGTCGAGAGCCGTGATCTGCGGTTCGTGACCGGGCAGGACTCCAGCCTCTCGATCATCGATGCCGAGTCGAACGAGGTGATCGTGGTGCTGCGGGGCAATTCGGACGGCTTCATCCGTGGCATGGTGCGGGCGCTCAGCCACGACCGGCGGATGAATGCCGACGAGACCTCCGGTGCGCCGTACCGGCTGTCGCTGTTCGCGAACGGCCGGCTCACTTTGACGGATCTGGCGACCAACCGGGAGCTGGTGATCAACGCGTTCGGGCCGACCAACATTGCGTCGATGGGACGCCTGCTCAAGTCGCAGCAGGCCAAGCCCGCCGAGCAGCCGCAATGA
- the bchB gene encoding ferredoxin:protochlorophyllide reductase (ATP-dependent) subunit B, whose amino-acid sequence MQLTVWTYEGPPQVGAMRVATAMEGLHYVIHAPQGDSYADLLFTMIERRAKRPPVSYTTFQARDLGTDTAELFQSAARDVYERFQPQALLVGSSCTAELLQDDPGGLAKALNLPIPVVPLDLPSYQRKENWGAAETFYQLVRVLCSPHAPKPGEARPARAAGTESEGVKPRCNLLGPTALGFRHRDDVAEITKLLGELGIEVAVTAPLGASPADIARLGEADFNVVLYPETAGQAAGWLKRTFGQPFTTVVPIGYGATRDFIKEVAQLAGVDPAPLLDGVRSRLPWYSRSVDSTYLTGKRVFIFADATHAVAAARIATEEFGFQVVGLGTYAREFAREVREAAKRYGVEPLITDDYLEVEAKVAEAHPELVLGTQMERHIAKRLGVPCAVISAPVHVQDFPARYSPQMGFEGTNVIFDTWVHPLMMGLEEHLLTMFRKDSEFHEAPSHLGAAVAPPLAAEVPPAAPDRAAPGAVSDTVPSAQPAASPSGSVAPPASPAPAALIWAPEAEKELHKIPFFVRGKARRNTERYAAERGVSLITVDTLYDAKAHFGR is encoded by the coding sequence ATGCAGCTTACGGTCTGGACCTACGAGGGGCCGCCCCAAGTGGGAGCGATGCGCGTCGCCACCGCGATGGAGGGGCTGCACTACGTGATCCATGCCCCGCAGGGCGACAGCTATGCGGACCTGCTGTTCACGATGATCGAGCGCCGGGCCAAGCGCCCGCCGGTCAGCTACACCACCTTCCAAGCCCGCGACCTCGGCACCGATACCGCCGAATTGTTCCAGTCGGCGGCGCGCGACGTCTATGAGCGCTTCCAGCCGCAGGCGCTGCTCGTCGGCTCGTCCTGCACCGCCGAACTGCTGCAGGACGATCCCGGCGGCCTCGCCAAGGCCCTGAACCTGCCGATCCCGGTGGTGCCGCTCGACCTGCCCTCCTATCAGCGCAAGGAAAATTGGGGCGCGGCCGAGACCTTCTACCAGCTCGTGCGGGTGCTGTGCTCGCCGCATGCGCCGAAACCCGGTGAGGCGCGCCCGGCGCGGGCGGCGGGGACCGAGTCTGAAGGCGTCAAGCCGCGCTGCAACCTGCTGGGGCCGACGGCGCTGGGCTTCCGCCACCGCGACGACGTGGCGGAGATCACCAAGCTTCTCGGCGAGCTCGGCATCGAGGTGGCTGTGACCGCGCCGCTCGGCGCGAGCCCGGCCGACATCGCCAGGCTCGGCGAGGCCGATTTCAACGTCGTGCTGTATCCCGAGACCGCCGGGCAGGCGGCCGGGTGGCTCAAGCGCACCTTCGGCCAGCCCTTCACCACGGTGGTACCGATCGGCTACGGCGCGACGCGCGACTTCATCAAGGAGGTGGCGCAGCTTGCGGGGGTGGACCCGGCGCCGCTGCTCGACGGCGTGCGCTCGCGCCTGCCGTGGTATTCGCGCTCGGTCGACTCGACCTATCTCACCGGCAAGCGCGTGTTCATCTTCGCCGACGCCACCCACGCGGTGGCCGCCGCCCGCATCGCCACCGAGGAGTTCGGGTTTCAGGTGGTGGGGCTTGGCACCTATGCCCGCGAGTTCGCCCGCGAGGTGCGCGAGGCCGCCAAGCGCTACGGCGTCGAGCCGCTGATCACCGACGACTATCTGGAGGTCGAGGCCAAGGTGGCCGAGGCCCATCCCGAGCTGGTGCTCGGCACGCAGATGGAGCGGCATATCGCGAAAAGGCTCGGCGTTCCGTGCGCGGTGATCTCGGCGCCGGTCCACGTGCAGGACTTCCCGGCGCGCTATTCGCCGCAGATGGGGTTCGAAGGCACGAACGTCATCTTCGACACCTGGGTCCATCCGCTGATGATGGGTCTGGAGGAGCATCTGCTGACGATGTTCCGCAAGGATTCCGAATTCCACGAGGCGCCCTCGCATCTCGGCGCGGCGGTGGCGCCGCCGCTGGCCGCCGAGGTGCCGCCGGCCGCTCCGGACCGCGCGGCGCCGGGCGCCGTTTCAGACACCGTGCCATCTGCCCAGCCTGCCGCATCACCGTCAGGTTCCGTCGCACCGCCGGCGTCGCCGGCGCCTGCGGCGTTAATCTGGGCCCCCGAGGCGGAGAAGGAATTGCACAAGATTCCGTTCTTCGTCCGCGGCAAGGCCCGTCGCAACACCGAACGCTACGCCGCCGAGCGGGGCGTTTCGCTCATCACCGTGGACACGCTCTACGATGCAAAAGCGCACTTCGGCCGCTGA
- a CDS encoding BCD family MFS transporter: MSNETPSVQFWNKFATDFMPFADAASKDLPLGRLFRLSLFQVTVGMATAMLVGTLNRVMIVELGMGAWLVASMIAIPLLVAPFRAFIGFKSDHHRSALGWKRVPYIWFGTLLQFGGFAFMPWALMIMSGDAVGPIWVGHVGGALAFLAVGAGMQTVQTAGLALATDVASEETRPRVVALMYVMLLVGMVAGAFGYGLLLQEFSIFRLIQVIQGLALVTLVLNFVALWRQEARSRDRANIVEPPFGQVWGKFIKQNHAARFLVALGLGTAAFNMQDIVLEPYGGEILGLSVSATTALTALMAAGSLVAFGLSARLLSRGTDPCRLASIGGLIGLAAFCAVILAGPLGLPLLFRIGVALIGFASGLFAVGTLTYAMGLDAEHNGLALGAWGAVQATAAGGAIALGGTLRDVISEFASLGLLGPAMNSPLAGYEFVYLLEVLMLFAALVAIGPLVRPHGQHRSRRDSSFGLAEFPG, encoded by the coding sequence ATGAGTAACGAGACACCCTCCGTCCAGTTTTGGAACAAGTTCGCGACGGACTTCATGCCGTTCGCGGACGCGGCGTCGAAGGACCTGCCGCTCGGCCGTCTGTTCCGCCTGTCGCTGTTCCAGGTCACCGTCGGCATGGCGACCGCGATGCTGGTCGGCACGCTCAACCGGGTGATGATCGTCGAGCTCGGCATGGGCGCTTGGCTCGTCGCCTCGATGATCGCGATTCCGCTGCTGGTGGCGCCGTTCCGCGCCTTCATCGGCTTCAAGTCGGACCACCACCGCTCGGCGCTGGGCTGGAAGCGCGTGCCCTACATCTGGTTCGGCACGCTGCTGCAGTTCGGCGGCTTCGCCTTCATGCCGTGGGCGCTGATGATCATGTCCGGCGACGCGGTGGGACCGATCTGGGTCGGCCATGTCGGCGGCGCGCTGGCCTTCCTGGCGGTCGGTGCCGGCATGCAGACCGTGCAGACCGCGGGGCTGGCGCTGGCCACCGACGTGGCGTCGGAGGAGACCCGGCCGCGCGTGGTGGCGCTGATGTACGTCATGCTGCTGGTCGGCATGGTGGCCGGCGCGTTCGGCTACGGCCTTCTGCTGCAGGAGTTCAGCATCTTCCGGCTGATCCAGGTGATCCAGGGTCTGGCGCTGGTCACGCTGGTGCTGAACTTCGTCGCGCTGTGGCGCCAGGAGGCTCGCAGCCGCGATCGTGCCAACATCGTCGAGCCGCCGTTCGGCCAGGTGTGGGGCAAGTTCATCAAGCAGAATCACGCTGCCCGCTTCCTGGTCGCGCTCGGCCTGGGCACGGCGGCGTTCAATATGCAGGATATCGTGCTGGAACCGTATGGCGGCGAGATTCTCGGCCTGTCGGTTTCGGCCACCACCGCGCTGACGGCGTTGATGGCGGCAGGGTCGCTCGTCGCCTTCGGGCTCTCCGCCCGCCTGCTCAGCCGCGGTACCGATCCGTGTCGGCTCGCCTCCATTGGCGGGCTGATAGGACTGGCGGCGTTCTGCGCCGTCATTCTCGCCGGCCCGCTGGGGCTGCCACTGCTGTTCCGTATCGGCGTCGCGCTGATCGGTTTCGCCAGTGGCCTGTTCGCAGTGGGTACCCTGACCTATGCCATGGGTCTCGACGCCGAGCACAATGGGCTCGCGCTCGGGGCCTGGGGCGCGGTCCAGGCCACCGCCGCCGGTGGGGCGATCGCACTCGGCGGCACGCTGCGTGACGTAATCTCCGAGTTCGCTTCCCTCGGGCTGCTCGGCCCGGCGATGAACAGCCCGCTCGCCGGATATGAGTTCGTCTATCTCCTCGAAGTGCTCATGCTGTTCGCCGCGCTCGTCGCGATCGGCCCGCTGGTAAGACCCCACGGCCAGCACCGTTCTCGTCGGGATTCATCATTTGGTCTTGCCGAATTCCCCGGCTAG
- the bchL gene encoding ferredoxin:protochlorophyllide reductase (ATP-dependent) iron-sulfur ATP-binding protein — MTLLDSGSQRPDGEGSVQVHMDQRLNLGTAKIFSIYGKGGIGKSTTSSNLSVAFSKLGKRVLQIGCDPKHDSTFTLTKRLVPTVIDILEGVDYHSEELRPEDYVFEGYNGVMCVEAGGPPAGTGCGGYVVGQTVKLLKEHHLLEDTDVVIFDVLGDVVCGGFAAPLQHSERALIVAANDFDSIFAMNRIVAAIQAKSKNYPVRLGGVIANRSAQTDQIDKFNEAVGLKTRAHIPALDVIRLSRLKKATLFEMEPTPDVLAVQKEYLQLAETLYAGVDPLVVKPLKDREIFDLLGFD, encoded by the coding sequence ATTACCCTACTCGACAGCGGTTCCCAGCGGCCGGACGGCGAGGGCAGCGTGCAGGTCCATATGGACCAGCGGCTCAACCTCGGCACCGCGAAGATCTTCTCGATCTACGGCAAGGGCGGCATCGGCAAGTCGACCACCTCCTCCAACCTGTCGGTGGCGTTCTCCAAGCTCGGCAAGCGGGTGCTGCAGATCGGCTGCGACCCCAAGCACGATTCGACCTTCACGCTCACCAAGCGGCTGGTGCCGACGGTGATCGATATCCTCGAGGGCGTGGACTACCACTCCGAGGAACTGCGGCCCGAAGACTATGTGTTCGAGGGCTATAACGGCGTGATGTGCGTGGAGGCGGGCGGCCCGCCGGCCGGCACCGGCTGCGGCGGATACGTTGTCGGCCAGACGGTGAAGCTCCTTAAGGAGCATCACCTACTCGAAGATACCGATGTGGTGATCTTCGACGTGCTCGGCGACGTGGTGTGCGGCGGCTTCGCGGCCCCGCTCCAGCACTCCGAGCGGGCGCTGATCGTCGCCGCCAACGACTTCGATTCGATCTTCGCCATGAACCGAATCGTCGCGGCGATTCAGGCGAAATCGAAGAATTATCCGGTGCGGCTGGGCGGCGTGATCGCCAACCGCAGCGCCCAGACCGACCAGATCGACAAATTCAACGAAGCTGTGGGACTCAAGACCCGCGCCCACATTCCGGCTCTCGACGTGATCCGCCTGAGCCGACTAAAGAAGGCAACATTGTTCGAGATGGAGCCGACGCCGGATGTGCTCGCCGTGCAGAAGGAGTATCTTCAGCTCGCCGAGACTCTCTATGCCGGGGTCGATCCGCTGGTGGTGAAGCCGCTCAAGGACCGTGAAATTTTCGACCTTTTGGGGTTCGATTGA
- the puhB gene encoding photosynthetic complex putative assembly protein PuhB → MSHHDDEFEPYVKGLPGPLPAGEDMLWQGEPQWWRFAITALHVRKVAIYFLLLAIWRFANGISAQETLPEMTAGITWLITAGAGVVGIIVLGARWICSTSVYTITTKRVVLQFGVVLQMTFNLPFSSINHAALKTYSDGTGDIPLSLIEGKGKRLGYMVLWPHVRPWRFERPEPMMRCVPDARKVSEILANAIAADTARRAAEEAQAEAAEAAAEAADAGSEVASATESGQAPAGQVAAGQAAPAAAATS, encoded by the coding sequence GTGAGCCATCACGACGACGAGTTCGAGCCCTATGTCAAAGGCCTGCCGGGACCACTCCCGGCAGGCGAAGACATGCTGTGGCAGGGAGAACCGCAGTGGTGGCGTTTCGCCATCACTGCACTCCATGTGCGTAAGGTCGCGATCTACTTCCTGCTGCTGGCGATTTGGCGGTTCGCCAACGGGATCAGCGCGCAGGAGACGCTTCCGGAGATGACCGCCGGCATCACGTGGCTGATCACCGCCGGCGCGGGCGTGGTCGGCATCATCGTGCTCGGCGCCCGGTGGATTTGCAGCACGAGCGTCTACACCATCACCACCAAGCGCGTGGTGCTGCAGTTCGGCGTCGTCCTGCAGATGACGTTCAATCTGCCGTTCTCATCGATCAATCATGCCGCGCTCAAGACCTATTCCGACGGAACCGGGGACATCCCGCTCTCGCTGATCGAGGGCAAGGGAAAGCGTCTCGGCTATATGGTGCTGTGGCCGCACGTCCGGCCGTGGCGGTTCGAGCGGCCGGAACCGATGATGCGGTGCGTGCCGGACGCGCGGAAGGTGTCCGAGATTCTCGCCAACGCAATCGCGGCCGATACGGCGCGTCGCGCGGCGGAGGAAGCCCAGGCCGAAGCGGCGGAAGCCGCGGCCGAGGCGGCGGATGCGGGTTCGGAGGTGGCCAGCGCCACCGAGTCCGGACAGGCGCCGGCCGGACAGGTTGCGGCTGGACAGGCTGCGCCGGCCGCGGCGGCCACGAGCTGA
- a CDS encoding magnesium chelatase subunit H, which yields MQKRTSAADTTGIRVVIVTLDNHLSSAAERASATLRRELPGLTLTLHAATEYQADAEALERCRADIEKADIIIATMLFMEDHIQPVLPWLEKRRDDCDAMVVCMSAADVSKLTRLGRFKMGEGGGALGFLKRLRGKDSSKPGGSAGAQQMKMLRRIPKILRFIPGTAQDVRAYFLTMQYWMAGSEENVANMVRLLVDRYADGPRKGLRGALKAAAPLEYPEVGVYHPRMKDKIGERADKLPTVPGARGKVGLLVMRSYVLAGNAGHYDGVIKAIEARGLSVVPCFACGLDARPAVEQFFLDHGRPTVDAVVSLTGFSLVGGPAYNDSKAAQEVLAKLDVPYLSVTPVEFQTIEQWEANERGLLPVEATMMVAIPELDGATGSMVFGGRSVAASDEQARDMQPHEERAAMLAARVDRMISLRKRARAERKIAIVLFNFPPNAGNTGTAAYLSVFASLFNTLTAMKAAGYQVEVPESVDALRERIVNGNASRYGAHANVHLRIPAADHVKREPHLAELEKMWGPAPGKQQSDGSSIFLLGEQFGNVFVGVQPAFGYEGDPMRLLFEKGFVPTHAFTAFYRWIREDFGADAVLHFGTHGALEFMPGKQAGLSAACWPDRLIGDLPNLYLYASNNPSEGTLAKRRGNATLISYLTPPIAHAGLYRGLLELKGSIERWRQLPPEAAAERRELAVLIQAQAATVDLAQAEPAWEEAEVDQRILALNTAVLELEYTLIPHGLHVIGEAASPAERVDLLLSVAEATHGLKPSREAIEALVEGAPADQALAMSGLAHDETTLAVFRELAETDRLLAKDHEIEAVLRALDGRFIPPAPGGDLLRTPAILPTGRNLHGFDPFRIPSAFAIKDGAQQAARLLARYVEDGNPFPESIALVLWGTDNLKSEGGPIAQALALIGAKPRYDNYGRLCGAQLIPLAELGRPRVDVVMTLSGIFRDLLPLQIKLLAEASYLAATAEEPEELNFVRKHVLAYQKANNCDIDTAALRVFSNADGAYGSNVNQLIGNSRWEDEDELAETYTRRKCYAYGRTGGAVRQPELLTSVLSNVQLAYQNLESVELGVTTIDHYFDTLGGISRAVKRSKGGSDLPVYIGDQTRGDGVVRTLGEQVALETRTRMLNPKWYEGMLKHGYEGVRQIEEHVTNTMGWSATTGQVAPWVYQQLTQTYMLDDEMRQRMAALNPTASAKVANRLLEAHARNYWNPDPETLEALRRAGEELEDRLEGVGVDVAA from the coding sequence ATGCAAAAGCGCACTTCGGCCGCTGACACGACGGGCATCCGCGTCGTTATCGTCACGCTCGACAACCATCTGTCGAGCGCGGCGGAACGCGCCTCCGCCACGCTTCGCCGCGAGTTGCCCGGGCTGACGCTCACCCTGCACGCCGCCACGGAATATCAGGCGGATGCCGAGGCGCTGGAGCGCTGCCGCGCCGACATCGAGAAGGCCGACATCATCATCGCCACCATGCTGTTCATGGAGGACCACATCCAGCCGGTCCTGCCCTGGCTGGAGAAGCGGCGCGACGACTGCGACGCGATGGTGGTGTGCATGTCGGCGGCCGACGTCAGCAAGCTCACCCGGCTCGGCCGGTTCAAGATGGGCGAGGGCGGCGGCGCGCTGGGCTTCCTCAAGCGGCTGCGCGGCAAGGATTCCTCGAAGCCCGGCGGCTCGGCCGGCGCCCAGCAGATGAAGATGCTGCGGCGGATCCCCAAGATCCTGCGCTTCATCCCCGGCACCGCCCAGGACGTGCGCGCCTACTTCCTGACCATGCAGTACTGGATGGCGGGCTCGGAGGAGAACGTCGCCAACATGGTCCGCCTCTTGGTGGACCGTTACGCCGACGGCCCGCGCAAGGGCCTGCGCGGCGCGCTGAAGGCGGCCGCCCCGCTCGAATATCCCGAGGTCGGCGTCTACCACCCGCGGATGAAGGACAAGATCGGCGAGCGTGCCGACAAGCTGCCGACGGTGCCGGGTGCCCGCGGCAAGGTCGGCCTGCTGGTCATGCGCTCCTACGTGCTGGCCGGCAATGCCGGCCATTATGACGGGGTGATCAAGGCGATCGAGGCGCGCGGCCTGTCGGTGGTGCCGTGCTTCGCCTGTGGCCTCGATGCGCGGCCGGCGGTCGAGCAGTTCTTCCTCGACCACGGCCGGCCGACGGTCGATGCCGTGGTGTCGCTCACCGGCTTCTCGCTGGTCGGCGGCCCGGCCTACAATGATTCCAAGGCCGCCCAGGAAGTGCTCGCCAAGCTCGACGTGCCCTATCTGTCGGTCACGCCGGTGGAGTTCCAGACCATCGAGCAGTGGGAGGCCAATGAGCGCGGCCTGCTGCCGGTCGAGGCGACCATGATGGTCGCGATTCCCGAGCTCGACGGCGCCACCGGCTCGATGGTGTTCGGCGGCCGCTCGGTCGCTGCGTCGGACGAGCAGGCGCGCGACATGCAGCCCCACGAGGAGCGCGCGGCGATGCTGGCGGCGCGCGTCGATCGCATGATCAGCCTGCGCAAGCGCGCGCGGGCCGAGCGCAAGATCGCCATCGTGCTGTTCAACTTCCCGCCCAATGCCGGCAACACCGGCACGGCGGCGTACCTGTCGGTGTTCGCCTCGCTGTTCAACACGCTCACCGCGATGAAGGCGGCCGGCTATCAGGTCGAGGTGCCCGAGAGCGTGGATGCGCTGCGCGAGCGCATCGTCAACGGCAACGCCTCGCGCTACGGCGCCCACGCCAATGTCCACCTCCGCATTCCGGCGGCCGACCACGTCAAGCGCGAGCCCCATCTCGCCGAGCTTGAGAAGATGTGGGGGCCGGCGCCCGGCAAGCAGCAGAGCGACGGCTCGTCGATCTTCCTGCTCGGCGAGCAGTTCGGCAACGTGTTCGTCGGCGTCCAGCCCGCCTTCGGCTATGAGGGCGACCCGATGCGCCTTCTGTTCGAGAAGGGCTTCGTGCCGACCCACGCCTTCACCGCCTTCTACCGCTGGATCCGCGAGGACTTCGGCGCCGACGCCGTGCTGCATTTCGGCACCCATGGCGCGCTGGAGTTCATGCCGGGCAAGCAGGCGGGCCTGTCGGCCGCGTGCTGGCCGGACCGGCTGATCGGCGACCTGCCGAACCTCTATCTCTACGCCTCCAACAATCCGTCCGAAGGCACGCTGGCCAAGCGGCGCGGCAATGCCACGCTGATCAGCTACCTCACCCCGCCGATCGCCCATGCCGGGCTCTATCGCGGCCTCCTGGAACTCAAGGGCTCGATCGAGCGCTGGCGCCAGCTGCCGCCGGAGGCGGCGGCCGAGCGGCGCGAGCTCGCCGTGCTGATCCAGGCGCAGGCGGCGACCGTCGACCTCGCCCAGGCCGAGCCGGCCTGGGAGGAGGCGGAGGTCGATCAGCGCATCCTGGCGCTGAACACCGCGGTGCTCGAACTCGAATACACGCTGATCCCGCACGGCCTGCACGTGATCGGCGAGGCGGCCTCGCCGGCCGAGCGCGTCGACCTGCTGCTGTCGGTGGCCGAGGCCACCCACGGGCTGAAGCCCTCGAGGGAGGCGATCGAGGCGCTGGTCGAGGGCGCGCCGGCCGATCAGGCGCTGGCGATGAGCGGCCTCGCCCACGACGAGACGACGCTGGCGGTGTTCCGCGAACTGGCGGAGACCGACCGGCTGCTGGCCAAGGACCACGAGATCGAGGCGGTGCTGCGGGCGCTCGACGGCCGCTTCATCCCGCCGGCGCCGGGCGGCGACCTTCTGCGCACGCCGGCGATCCTGCCGACCGGCCGCAACCTGCACGGTTTCGATCCGTTCCGCATTCCGAGCGCGTTCGCCATCAAGGACGGCGCCCAGCAGGCGGCGCGGCTGCTCGCCCGCTATGTCGAGGACGGCAATCCGTTCCCCGAATCGATCGCGCTGGTGCTGTGGGGCACCGACAATCTGAAGTCCGAGGGCGGGCCGATCGCCCAGGCCTTGGCGCTGATCGGCGCCAAGCCGCGCTATGACAATTACGGCCGGCTGTGCGGCGCCCAGCTCATCCCGCTGGCCGAACTCGGCCGGCCGCGCGTCGACGTGGTGATGACGCTGTCGGGCATCTTCCGCGATCTGCTGCCGCTGCAGATCAAGCTCCTGGCCGAGGCCTCCTATCTCGCCGCCACCGCCGAGGAGCCGGAGGAGCTGAACTTCGTGCGCAAGCACGTGCTGGCCTACCAGAAGGCCAACAATTGCGACATCGACACCGCGGCGCTGCGCGTGTTCTCCAACGCCGACGGCGCCTATGGCTCGAACGTCAACCAGCTCATCGGCAACAGCCGCTGGGAGGACGAGGACGAGTTGGCCGAAACCTATACCCGCCGCAAGTGCTACGCCTATGGCCGCACCGGCGGCGCGGTGCGCCAGCCCGAGCTGCTGACCAGCGTGCTGTCCAACGTCCAGCTCGCCTACCAGAATCTGGAATCGGTCGAGCTCGGCGTCACCACCATCGACCACTATTTCGACACGCTGGGCGGCATCAGCCGCGCGGTGAAGCGCTCCAAGGGCGGCAGCGACCTGCCGGTCTATATCGGCGACCAGACCCGCGGCGACGGCGTGGTGCGCACGCTCGGCGAGCAGGTCGCGCTGGAGACGCGGACCCGCATGTTGAACCCCAAATGGTACGAGGGTATGCTGAAGCACGGCTATGAAGGCGTGCGTCAGATCGAGGAGCACGTCACCAACACGATGGGCTGGTCGGCGACCACGGGACAGGTGGCGCCCTGGGTCTATCAACAGCTCACGCAGACCTATATGCTGGACGACGAAATGCGCCAACGCATGGCAGCGCTGAACCCGACGGCGTCCGCCAAGGTTGCCAACCGCCTGCTGGAAGCGCACGCACGCAATTACTGGAACCCGGATCCCGAGACGTTGGAGGCGTTGCGGCGGGCCGGGGAAGAGCTGGAAGATCGACTCGAAGGCGTCGGCGTCGATGTCGCGGCGTGA